Below is a genomic region from Malassezia restricta chromosome VIII, complete sequence.
GTGGTATGACGTCGAGCTCCAATTCGAGCAGCTGGCACATGCATCATGACTCTTCGTCCGTCCCGTTCATGCGTTCCAACAGCTCATTAGAGCTTGAATCGAGCATACCGCCTGCTTCTGAGCATGCTAACGACATTGAAGTGCTTGCGTCACTAGGCGAGGGTGCCAGTGGCGAAGTGAAGAAGGCCCGGATCAAGAGCACTGGCAAGATCATAGCGCAGAAAGTCATTCCGACCTCGCCTGACCCGATGATCCACCGGCAGCTTTTGCGTGAATTGAATGTGAACAAATCGTGCAAGAGTGAGTATATTGTAAATTACTATGGTGCGTTTTTTGAGCCGGAAACGGCAAGTATCACTATCTGCATGGAGTTCTGCGAGGCAGGCAGTATGGACTCGATTTACCGTCGTGTCAAGTCGCGTGGTGGACGCGTGGGCGAAAAGGTTCTGGCCAAGCTGGCCGAGTCCATTATCAAGGGTCTAGAGTACCTGCATCAGTGTCGCATTATTCATCGCGACGTCAAACCTAGCAATATTCTCGTGAGGCGCGATGGCCAAATGAAGTTGTGCGACTTTGGTGTATCGGGTGAGCTCATCAATAGCGTGGCTGGCACGTTCACCGGTACGGCAACATACATGGCGCCTGAGCGAATCATGGGCCACTCTTATACCATTACGTCCGATGTATGGTCTGTGGGCGTTACCATTTTAGAACTGGCTCTGAATCGGTATCCATTTTCCGAAGATGGCGAGACACCCATGGGCCCTATTGATTTGCTCTCCTACCTACTCAGCTCCCCACTACCGACGCTTGAGAGTAACGACCAGATTCGATGGAGTCGGTCCCTGCGTGATTTTGTCGATCGGTGCCTGGAGCGCGATGGTACTAAGCGCGTCTCGCCACGTATGCTCTTACAGCATCCGCTTGTGCGGCGCGCTGAGATGATCCCCAACTCGGATATGGCACGCTTCGTGGCGAGTGTATGGAACTGGCCTTCGTAGACTCTTTGTATTAGTAATACCTGCGCCATAGGGGGTCTTGTGGAGCATGGAGCGGCCGCCTTTTTGACTCTGGTCTGGTTCGTAGAAATGGGCGCAGCACCGTCGatggatgcagcgcgtccaTGCAACAACCAGGACGCCGTCAAAGCACTTTTGCTatatcatcatcatctCGCTCTGCAAAAGTCTCCTGCCAAAGATCAGCGTGCGACGTGTCCGGTGCCTCATGGACCGCGCGGTGCTATGGGCCCGGCGTCTGACGCGCCGTTGAACCCACTCAACAACATGCCTGCCTTGTCGCAGGACCGCGCTCATACACAAAAAATGGAGCTTTCGCGTGAGCGCGTAGTATCCTCTATCCCACGTGCGAAGACATCAGCGGCCCCAGGCGACTCGCCGTACGGCGCCCCGCAATGCCCCATCCCACATGACCAGCGaagtgcgccgcgtcgtgagGGTGCATCGTGCCCTGTATCGCATGAAAAGGGCGATGAAACGCCTGGATACTGGGAGTATCCATCGCCGCAGCAGTTTTACAATGCCCTCGTGCGCAAGGGCTGGGAGACGCCTGAAGAGCACGTGGATATGATGGTGCTAATCCACAACTTTTTGAACGAGCGCGCATGGCAGGAGATTGTGGACTGGGAAGCCATGGCGGGTAGTGATGTGTCGCAGCTCCAGCTGGCGCGCTTCCAGGGCCGGCCCGGCACACTCAGTCCGCGTGCTCGCATGTTTATGTGGCTAGCATGGCTGTTCCCGGACAAATTCAGCTCTGAGCCGCCCTTCGACCGGCATGACTGGATTGTGCGTCGTGGTCCGACCGAGGCCTATCCTGAGGGCGAGGAAGTTCGCTACATTATTGACTACTACTCGTCggaagaagacgatgaTCCCAACAGCAACGAGGCGAACTTTAACCTCGATGTGCGCCCTGCCATTACCAACCTGTCTATGGTGCAACTGCGCTGGAAAAAGCTGCGGCAAGAGTATGAGTCGGGTGCGTTGCTTGCGCCGTTCCGTagtgcgccgccaccgacgccgcccTCTGCTTAGGCCACGTGCGCCCACGTGTGCCTGGGTGCGTGGGGCGAGCCACGCGTAGACATTGATCAGATGGTTGTGCGTTCGCCTCAACATGATGCAGGCcgaggtcgacgacggcgcggcCTCTGTCGATGTGGCTCACGCTGTGCTTTTGCATGAAGCACAGGCGATGGCCAGGCTATCGGACAAGTTTTCGCAGAATCGCTTGGCCATGCAACGCGCTGTGCACGCCACGCGTGCGGCTCGGGGCAAGCTGGTCTTGGTGGGCGTGGGCAAAAGTGGTCTGATAGCCCGCAAAATTGCGTCGACGCTCACATCTCTCGGCACGCTGGCGTGTTTTTTGCACcccgtcgaggcgctgcatggcgatattggcgtcgtgcagccGGGCGAGGATGTGATTATGGCTCTTTCGTATTCGGGTGAATCGCCTGAGCTCCTGACGTTTATGCAGCTGCCGCAGTCTCAGCGGTGCGTGCGTATTGTCATGTCGGCGAATCCCAGAGGGCGACTGGTACCGCTGGGCGACATTTGGCTGGATTGTGGCTCTTCGATCGAGGTGACTGACGCGGCCTCCGGGCCGTTTTCtacctcgtcgagcgaggCATGCCCTTATATAccggcgccgacgacgagtacgacgacgatgctgGCTCTGGGTGATGCGTTCTCGATGGCACtcacgcatgccaaggGTATTCAGTGCCAGACGTTTTTTGCGAACCATCCGGGCGGGAATTTGGGCCAGGTGTTCCCCATGCAACAGCGTCTATCGAAAAACTAGGGCGGCAGATGATCTTGCTCGGCAAAAAGCGATGAGACACTCTGGTGCGTTTGAAATatgtgcagcagctctgTCGCCGCCTCTGGCAGCAGTTCTTGTGTGTCGCGGCTTTGTGTAATAGGTTTCCGCTCTGCCGTATTCAGGAGCGTCATGTGCCGCAGCCGTGCATTGGGAATGTCTTTGAGTATGAGCCAGTGTACGTGGAAGAGCCCCTTCCAGCGGTCGCCCTCTGCCCAGATATTGCTGCTTTGTGTGTAGTCTAGTCCAGATACCATTTGTGCCACGCCGCAGAATCGGCCGCTGCCGTTGACTGAGAAGAAGAGATAGATGGGGCCGCGCTGGCTGCTCCGCATCCAGGCCTTGTTGAGGCGGTGGTTCCCCTTTTCCGTGCTCGTCCATACGCCGTGCGTGACGGATAGCTGGACGTCAATGGCGGTAAAGCTCTTGATCACAAAGGCCCGCTCGGGCATTGGCCAAGTCATCGGCAGCGGGCGGTATTGCGAAAAGGGATCGAGGTAGAACCAGGGCGACGGGGGCCTCGGCTGGGGCGGTGGCatcggcacgggcggctCGACGTCTACGGGCGGCTCGGCGTCGTCCCACGACATGCGTCGCGAtgacatgcgccgcggccagGGCCCTGGTGCGATGGATGGGATGACGTCGCCGATGTGAAGTGTGCTGCGCCGGTACGCCAGTTTCGGGTCGTCGATCGGTGACCACAGCGAGGACGCAGCCCCTGCGCCTGAGGCGCTGAATGTAtcgctgccgcggcgctgcccCAGCGGGTCGTGCGCAtacgaggcgcggcgctgcgtgccgtgcAGGGGCGACGAGTGAGCGGACGAAAATGACCGCGGCGATGTGTCATGCGTCAGCAGGACGTGCGGCGCACTGTGCCGGGGCACACTGGACGTGCCTGGGTGCAGCGACACTGCTTCCTGCGTGATACTCGACAGCGCTGAAGAGAGAGACAGCTGTGAGCGCCAGACGTCCGGCAGGGCAGACACGCtctgcgtgcgcgtctgGCTCGTGGGTGTGTCTGACGTCTCGCTATTCGGCACAGAGAGGTGCGGAGATGGCGTCGCGGAggcatgcgctgcgtcgtcggcatACTCTGCTTGTCTCTGACCGGGCGCACGCCACTGCCCAGGCTCTGGCGCACGGCGTGTCATGGAAGTAAGCTCGACGTCCGCGCAGCGCTCTCCACCTACGTACCTACGTCCGTCACATGGTCGATGAtggcgcggcgtcgtccgtgCGCATGGTGGCGAGACGGGTGCGCAATGCCTCGGTGGACATGGACATGCGTTtctgcatgcgctcaggtgcgtcgcgcgACGGTTCGCGGCGGAACTTGGCTTTGAGCTCGGCGAGACGTGCGTCCACACTGGTGGATGGCGTGGGTGGGGCGGGTGCCTCGTCTTCGGCGGCGTGATTCGCCAGGGCGCGCTTGATGTAGCGCTGGAAGATGGGGCCTGTGTTTTGGAGGGAGCGCTCGATACTTGCGTGCATGCTGGGGTGCCGTTTTTGGAACTCGTACAGGTCGCGAATCGCCGCGCGCGACTTGTCCTTTTGGGAGATGGCGTCGAAGATCGCACGTAGCTCTTCCGttggcgcgtcgtcggaAGCGGCTGGGGGCGCTGGTGACGGCACtcgcggcggtggcgaTGAGGGCGCATCGGCCGCAGGCGGAGGACTCGGGCCGTGCAGGAGGCGCAAGAGGTAGCGGTACACGTGCGTCTTCTCCGGCTCTGTCCATGCGTCCGTGGCGGCCAACGCACCTTCGCCGAGCGTGTCTGtgagctgcttgagcaCGTTCGTGGCGGTGATCAGGGGGATATCACGCAGGGGGACATGTTTCTGCGCCCGCTGAGCCCACTCACTCGGTGGAATAGCCTCGAAGAAGCCCTCGACGCTGCGGAGTAGTGCCTCGGCATGCACCTGCTTCGCCTCGAGAGCGGCGGGCAGTTTGCGCGCCACTTTCCACAGGCACTTGACCACCAACTCGGCCAGTTGCGCCTGATCCCCCgcggccacgtcggctGTCGTCGAGACGAGAAGCGAGAACAGGGCTTGGTATACGTCGTCGCCATGACTCATCGACAGGATCCGCAGGACCACGGCGTTCAGCTGCTTGGACAGTGTCTGGGACGCCTCATGGTCTTGCGCCGAGACGTACATGAGGCGGCGTAGCAGGCCCTCCAGCAAGGGCGCAAGCTGCGAAGCGTCCaggcgcatgtgcgtgtcCAGCAGGACCAGGATGCTTTGCAGAATATGCTTGATATAGCGGTGATCCAGCTCGGGCTCGCGGCCCACGGCGTCCCATGCGTGCAAGAGCGCATGAACGGTATCCGACGCCGGCAGGGAccgctcgccgagctgtGCCTGCAGCGATTTGAGCCCTGCAATACTCTCCTCTTTGTCGTCACGGCAGATCTGCgcgagcacatcgtcctcctccggcgccgcgcgacgcgccggGCGCGTCATGGTCCGCTGACACCGCTCCTCCAGCAACGCCTGGTCACGTGCCGATAACGGTCCGAGGAGGCGCCagagcgcgtcgccctgcAGCTGGTAGGCCTCGGTGAGCGCCgagagcgcggcgccgcggacggcggcgtcgcgATCGCTGAtgcacgaggccatcaCGGGGAAGGCCTTCGACGGCGTGCACACGCCTAGGCCTTGGCGCCCAAGCAGGAACgccagctcctgcagcgactcggcgcgcgtgcgtacATGCTTAGCCGTCAcgccgtgctcgagcagcacggAGAACACGCGCGAGGGCGGGAACAGGACCGTGGAGCGGCggagcaagtcgcgcgcctgctcgcgGAACATGGGCTTGGCGTCGCCTAGACGCACTaggagcgtcgcgaggaGCGCCTGGGCCTCGCTCTCGGTGAGATGCGTGCCGTGGGCGCTCAGCACGTCCATGagcgtgctgagcagctccatGCACCGCAGCGCCACACTCGTGTGCCTGTCGagcacgcgcacgcacgcatACTTGATGAGCACATCGGACTGCGCTAGGACAGGCGCACTCGGCGCCTTGGCGAGGTAGGCGAGcaagtcgctcgtgcccTGCAGATAGTCGCGCTCCGCATGGTGGTCCTGGCTGAACAGGGCCGCGACGAGCGTGGGCGCACAGCACAGGTCCATCTGGTGCCGAAGCGCCTCGATCTCCGCGGGTCGGACGgtgccatcgacgaccaGCGGCGTCCGACTCGCTCGCTCGCGGGCTGCTTTGCCCTTGGCGTCCGCGGACAGGAGCAGGGCCGTCTCGGTGTggggccgcggcgcacgcggcgccaACGAGCGGTTCACGGCACTGAGACGCGGCGTTTccggcgcacgcggcgggagcgggcgccgagctgcgcctcgcgaaGGCTCCTTGGccgagctggccgagctggcTGTGCTCGCCGTGCTGACCGCACGGCccgtgctgggcgccgagccgcgcgccgcgtcaaTGAGTGGtgtggccgtggcgcgcgaggcacCTTTGAGTTGCGCGGCGGCCTCATACAGCGCCTTCGGCCCGGCATACTGTACCAGGAAGGGCAGGAGCGACTGCGCGGCTTGGCGgacaggcgccgcgcggtCGTCCAGCGAAGCGACGACCGACGGGATCAGAGGATGCACGTCGCCAGGGCTGCCGGGCGTCTCTGTCATGTACGTGTGCAGCCAGGCAAATAGTTCCTGCCGGAGCGTGGGATTCGCATGCTTGCCGTCCAGGACGTGACCCATCGGCGCGAGCAACGGGCCCAAGGCGCGGCCgtgcgccatggccgagaGCGCGGCCTTCGCCGACGCCCGCAGAGGCGCCTTGCTGTCGGCCAGCACCTGCGTCAcgggcgcgccgagcacaCGTGCGAGGGGCTCAAATGGCTGCGTGCCTTGTGCCAGCATGATCACCATGTCGAGGGCCAGCGTACGTACCATCAAATTCGTATCGAGGAAGCGGGGACGGAGTGTCTGCGCCAGCTCCATGCCACCACGGAGGCGTGCATGGGGCCGCAGGGCATCGCGGatgcgctccagcgcctcctTGCGCACTTTCCACGCACtgtccgacgacgacgcgagcgtcgcgggcGACACGAGTGTGTCGATCTCCACGCGGggcagcgcgtcgtccagAGGCGCTGCCGGGACGGCCTCGGCTGGCTCATCCTCGGGCACgggtgccgctgcgcgcgccgatctcgtcggaggcggcggaggcggcgctgtctGCACCTGCGTCTcgatcgtcgagcgcagctgTGGCGTGATGTCTGGCAGGAGAGACACGACAGACGGGCCCGCGAATCTCGCGAGCGtcacgacgacggccgtcgcacTCGTCCGTATGGCAGGATTCGCTGACGCAAGGCACGTCCCCAGAAACGTGACCAGCGCCGGCACATCTAggccgacggcgccgaagGCGAGGATGGCCTGATCCATCCAAACCAGTGcgtccgcctgcgccttgggcgccttgAGAGCACCGATCCACGGCACGCCGTGAGTGAGCACAGCGCTCAGGGACGTCACCTCGGCAtactgcagcagcgtctcgcccgcgagcgccttgagTTTCATGTCGCCGAGTTTCTCGCACATCGGCTGCACGGTGAGTGCCACCGTCGCACGCCCAAACGTAGGCAGCTgcgtcatgcgctgcatgcacCGAAACACCTCGCCCATGACCTGGAAGTTGCTCTCTCGCCACCCAGGGCGCTGAGCCAGAAAGTGTGCCAGCACGTCGGCATCCGCGTCATCGAGCCATGCCGTCAGAGCCTGGGCTCCCTCGAGTCGCTCCTTCCACTGGGACGACGCGAGCTGCTCCTGGATGCGAGGCGGGATCAGGTCCCGCGCAAGTGCGTCTGCCTCTTCGGGTGCGAAGCGAGGACGAGTTTCCTCGCGTGCAGCTGCCTTGGGAGCCGTTCGGGGCGCGGCTTTCGGCGCGGGCGCGCCGCGGGACGCAGTGGGCGGAGTGGGCTTGGCGGCGGACTTGGCCAAAGGCGCAGCTTTGGATGCAGGCATGGGTTTGTGCGCTGCGGCAGGTTTGGCCAAAGGAGCGGCCCTGGGCACTGCGGCGGGCTTGGGCGCAGGCACCGCTTTCGGCGCAGGCGAGGCTTgcggcacgggcgccgcTTTCGGGGCTGGCGCGGTCGAAGAGCGCACGTTGGCTTCCTCACGCACCTTGGCCCGCTTCAAATCGTCGAGCTTGTCCAAGTACGGCAAGAGCGGCCGCTCACCCACGACCTGGAGAAGCGCGCCCATGCTGCTGGCGGCTGCATCACGAACGTCGCCCGTGCCGTCcgacatggcatgcacgagAATAGGCGCCGCGACAGCTATGTCCTGCGGCGACGGCCGTGCGGAAGCGAGGCA
It encodes:
- a CDS encoding mitogen-activated protein kinase kinase 2, with the translated sequence MASIIPPKRPVRAGMPKLVMPTSVTSDVPEDTSRIDSTTGETDATIMPRAIPSQPSLGLETQMDEIKRMLDDTRTPASMSYEYGGVDMHAQASGESGMTSSSNSSSWHMHHDSSSVPFMRSNSSLELESSIPPASEHANDIEVLASLGEGASGEVKKARIKSTGKIIAQKVIPTSPDPMIHRQLLRELNVNKSCKSEYIVNYYGAFFEPETASITICMEFCEAGSMDSIYRRVKSRGGRVGEKVLAKLAESIIKGLEYLHQCRIIHRDVKPSNILVRRDGQMKLCDFGVSGELINSVAGTFTGTATYMAPERIMGHSYTITSDVWSVGVTILELALNRYPFSEDGETPMGPIDLLSYLLSSPLPTLESNDQIRWSRSLRDFVDRCLERDGTKRVSPRMLLQHPLVRRAEMIPNSDMARFVASVWNWPS
- a CDS encoding cytochrome c heme-lyase, translated to MGAAPSMDAARPCNNQDAVKALLLYHHHLALQKSPAKDQRATCPVPHGPRGAMGPASDAPLNPLNNMPALSQDRAHTQKMELSRERVVSSIPRAKTSAAPGDSPYGAPQCPIPHDQRSAPRREGASCPVSHEKGDETPGYWEYPSPQQFYNALVRKGWETPEEHVDMMVLIHNFLNERAWQEIVDWEAMAGSDVSQLQLARFQGRPGTLSPRARMFMWLAWLFPDKFSSEPPFDRHDWIVRRGPTEAYPEGEEVRYIIDYYSSEEDDDPNSNEANFNLDVRPAITNLSMVQLRWKKLRQEYESGALLAPFRSAPPPTPPSA
- a CDS encoding arabinose-5-phosphate isomerase; this encodes MMQAEVDDGAASVDVAHAVLLHEAQAMARLSDKFSQNRLAMQRAVHATRAARGKLVLVGVGKSGLIARKIASTLTSLGTLACFLHPVEALHGDIGVVQPGEDVIMALSYSGESPELLTFMQLPQSQRCVRIVMSANPRGRLVPLGDIWLDCGSSIEVTDAASGPFSTSSSEACPYIPAPTTSTTTMLALGDAFSMALTHAKGIQCQTFFANHPGGNLGQVFPMQQRLSKN
- a CDS encoding YTH domain family protein, whose translation is MTRRAPEPGQWRAPGQRQAEYADDAAHASATPSPHLSVPNSETSDTPTSQTRTQSVSALPDVWRSQLSLSSALSSITQEAVSLHPGTSSVPRHSAPHVLLTHDTSPRSFSSAHSSPLHGTQRRASYAHDPLGQRRGSDTFSASGAGAASSLWSPIDDPKLAYRRSTLHIGDVIPSIAPGPWPRRMSSRRMSWDDAEPPVDVEPPVPMPPPQPRPPSPWFYLDPFSQYRPLPMTWPMPERAFVIKSFTAIDVQLSVTHGVWTSTEKGNHRLNKAWMRSSQRGPIYLFFSVNGSGRFCGVAQMVSGLDYTQSSNIWAEGDRWKGLFHVHWLILKDIPNARLRHMTLLNTAERKPITQSRDTQELLPEAATELLHIFQTHQSVSSLFAEQDHLPP
- a CDS encoding cytoskeleton-associated protein 5, with the protein product MADTDDVSRMPLEERLASKLWKARLSAYEELAASFARTPSSDDALILAYARQPDTLRGMALDANAAAQEKGVECLCAFVRYGAHHAGRTRDVVMPSVAEKCLGSMRTGTRKAALELVLLYAEHEDTMGCDGLVSDISDKLAAKQPKVVAANVAALTALVRAFGGEQVNVRLVAQCVPKVFAHADKQVRAEGADLAVELHRWIGAGLAPVLAQLKDIQAKELEQRFAEAPAATAPTRYLASRQPTEAPAREPTPPPAAVDEPPPPAPSVDPYDMAEPVNPLQSRRLSPTFFDMVTSTKWQERIEALESLHAALTESPRLVRDPGLDEYVQALHVRIQKDANINVVLHASRCLEALARGLRQDGAPYTYVLPTLLDKLKERKPATLEVLHATLDAVYLCSALPEILEPVSKAAVHKNPAVKAGTIRFLGRCLASARPSPQDIAVAAPILVHAMSDGTGDVRDAAASSMGALLQVVGERPLLPYLDKLDDLKRAKVREEANVRSSTAPAPKAAPVPQASPAPKAVPAPKPAAVPRAAPLAKPAAAHKPMPASKAAPLAKSAAKPTPPTASRGAPAPKAAPRTAPKAAAREETRPRFAPEEADALARDLIPPRIQEQLASSQWKERLEGAQALTAWLDDADADVLAHFLAQRPGWRESNFQVMGEVFRCMQRMTQLPTFGRATVALTVQPMCEKLGDMKLKALAGETLLQYAEVTSLSAVLTHGVPWIGALKAPKAQADALVWMDQAILAFGAVGLDVPALVTFLGTCLASANPAIRTSATAVVVTLARFAGPSVVSLLPDITPQLRSTIETQVQTAPPPPPPTRSARAAAPVPEDEPAEAVPAAPLDDALPRVEIDTLVSPATLASSSDSAWKVRKEALERIRDALRPHARLRGGMELAQTLRPRFLDTNLMVRTLALDMVIMLAQGTQPFEPLARVLGAPVTQVLADSKAPLRASAKAALSAMAHGRALGPLLAPMGHVLDGKHANPTLRQELFAWLHTYMTETPGSPGDVHPLIPSVVASLDDRAAPVRQAAQSLLPFLVQYAGPKALYEAAAQLKGASRATATPLIDAARGSAPSTGRAVSTASTASSASSAKEPSRGAARRPLPPRAPETPRLSAVNRSLAPRAPRPHTETALLLSADAKGKAARERASRTPLVVDGTVRPAEIEALRHQMDLCCAPTLVAALFSQDHHAERDYLQGTSDLLAYLAKAPSAPVLAQSDVLIKYACVRVLDRHTSVALRCMELLSTLMDVLSAHGTHLTESEAQALLATLLVRLGDAKPMFREQARDLLRRSTVLFPPSRVFSVLLEHGVTAKHVRTRAESLQELAFLLGRQGLGVCTPSKAFPVMASCISDRDAAVRGAALSALTEAYQLQGDALWRLLGPLSARDQALLEERCQRTMTRPARRAAPEEDDVLAQICRDDKEESIAGLKSLQAQLGERSLPASDTVHALLHAWDAVGREPELDHRYIKHILQSILVLLDTHMRLDASQLAPLLEGLLRRLMYVSAQDHEASQTLSKQLNAVVLRILSMSHGDDVYQALFSLLVSTTADVAAGDQAQLAELVVKCLWKVARKLPAALEAKQVHAEALLRSVEGFFEAIPPSEWAQRAQKHVPLRDIPLITATNVLKQLTDTLGEGALAATDAWTEPEKTHVYRYLLRLLHGPSPPPAADAPSSPPPRVPSPAPPAASDDAPTEELRAIFDAISQKDKSRAAIRDLYEFQKRHPSMHASIERSLQNTGPIFQRYIKRALANHAAEDEAPAPPTPSTSVDARLAELKAKFRREPSRDAPERMQKRMSMSTEALRTRLATMRTDDAAPSSTM